A part of Streptomyces sp. NBC_00557 genomic DNA contains:
- the rplR gene encoding 50S ribosomal protein L18, with protein MAYGQKILKGDAYKRAAIKRRHIRIRKKVSGTAERPRLVVTRSNRHIVAQVIDDLKGHTLASASTLDASIRGGEGDKSAQAKQVGALVAERAKAAGVEAVVFDRGGNQYAGRIAALADAAREAGLKF; from the coding sequence ATGGCATACGGGCAGAAGATCCTCAAGGGCGACGCCTACAAGCGCGCCGCGATCAAGCGCCGTCACATCCGGATCCGCAAGAAGGTGTCCGGTACGGCGGAGCGTCCCCGTCTGGTCGTGACCCGCTCCAACCGCCACATCGTGGCGCAGGTGATCGACGACCTGAAGGGCCACACCCTGGCGTCGGCGTCCACCCTGGACGCGTCGATCCGCGGTGGCGAGGGCGACAAGTCCGCGCAGGCCAAGCAGGTCGGCGCCCTGGTCGCCGAGCGTGCCAAGGCCGCCGGTGTCGAGGCCGTCGTGTTCGACCGTGGTGGCAACCAGTACGCCGGGCGCATCGCCGCCCTGGCGGACGCCGCCCGCGAAGCCGGGCTCAAGTTCTGA
- the rplF gene encoding 50S ribosomal protein L6, which yields MSRIGKLPIPVPAGVDVTIDGRTVKVKGPKGELTHTVAAPIDIAKGEDGTLQVLRPNDERQSKALHGLSRTLVANMITGVTQGYVKKLEISGVGYRVTAKGSNLEFALGYSHPILVEAPEGISFKVESPTRFSVEGIDKQKVGEVAANIRKLRKPDPYKAKGVKYEGEVIRRKVGKAGK from the coding sequence ATGTCGCGCATCGGCAAGCTCCCCATCCCGGTTCCCGCCGGCGTGGACGTCACCATCGACGGCCGTACGGTCAAGGTCAAGGGCCCCAAGGGCGAGCTGACCCACACCGTTGCCGCGCCGATCGACATCGCTAAGGGCGAGGACGGCACCCTGCAGGTGCTCCGCCCGAACGACGAGCGGCAGAGCAAGGCCCTGCACGGCCTGTCCCGCACGCTGGTGGCGAACATGATCACCGGTGTGACCCAGGGATACGTCAAGAAGCTCGAGATCAGCGGTGTCGGTTACCGAGTGACCGCCAAGGGTTCCAACCTGGAGTTCGCTCTCGGTTACAGCCACCCGATCCTGGTCGAGGCCCCCGAGGGCATCTCCTTCAAGGTGGAGTCCCCGACCCGTTTCTCGGTCGAGGGCATCGACAAGCAGAAGGTCGGCGAGGTTGCGGCCAACATCCGCAAGCTGCGCAAGCCCGACCCGTACAAGGCCAAGGGCGTCAAGTACGAGGGCGAAGTCATCCGCCGCAAGGTCGGAAAGGCGGGTAAGTAA
- the rpsH gene encoding 30S ribosomal protein S8 — protein MTMTDPIADMLTRLRNANSAYHDTVTMPASKIKSHIAEILQQEGFITGWRVEDAEVGKNLVLELKFGPNRERSIAGIKRISKPGLRVYAKSTNLPKVLGGLGVAIISTSHGLLTDKQAQKKGVGGEVLAYVW, from the coding sequence ATGACCATGACTGATCCGATCGCAGACATGCTGACGCGTCTGCGTAACGCGAACTCGGCGTACCACGACACCGTGACGATGCCGGCGTCCAAGATCAAGTCGCACATCGCGGAGATCCTCCAGCAGGAGGGCTTCATCACGGGCTGGCGTGTCGAGGACGCCGAGGTCGGCAAGAACCTCGTCCTCGAGCTGAAGTTCGGCCCGAACCGTGAGCGCTCCATCGCGGGCATCAAGCGGATCTCCAAGCCCGGTCTCCGGGTGTACGCGAAGTCCACCAACCTGCCGAAGGTGCTCGGCGGCCTCGGCGTGGCGATCATCTCCACGTCCCACGGTCTGCTCACCGACAAGCAGGCGCAGAAGAAGGGCGTGGGTGGGGAAGTCCTCGCCTACGTCTGGTAA
- a CDS encoding type Z 30S ribosomal protein S14: MAKKALIAKAARKPKFGVRGYTRCQRCGRPHSVYRKFGLCRVCLREMAHRGELPGVTKSSW; encoded by the coding sequence ATGGCGAAGAAGGCTCTCATCGCGAAGGCTGCTCGCAAGCCCAAGTTCGGTGTGCGTGGCTACACCCGCTGCCAGCGCTGCGGCCGTCCGCACTCCGTGTACCGCAAGTTCGGCCTCTGCCGCGTGTGCCTTCGTGAGATGGCTCACCGTGGCGAGCTGCCGGGCGTGACCAAGAGCTCCTGGTAA
- the rplE gene encoding 50S ribosomal protein L5 yields MATTTTPRLKQKYREEIAGKLRDEFKYENVMQVPGLVKIVVNMGVGDAARDSKLIEGAIRDLTTITGQKPAVTKARKSIAQFKLREGQPIGAHVTLRGDRMWEFLDRTLSLALPRIRDFRGLSPKQFDGRGNYTFGLTEQVMFHEIDQDKIDRVRGMDITVVTTATNDEEGRALLRHLGFPFKEA; encoded by the coding sequence ATGGCTACCACCACCACTCCGCGTCTGAAGCAGAAGTACCGCGAGGAGATCGCGGGCAAGCTGCGTGACGAGTTCAAGTACGAGAACGTCATGCAGGTCCCCGGCCTCGTCAAGATCGTGGTCAACATGGGTGTCGGCGACGCCGCCCGTGACTCGAAGCTGATCGAGGGCGCGATCCGCGACCTGACCACCATCACCGGTCAGAAGCCGGCCGTCACCAAGGCCCGCAAGTCCATCGCGCAGTTCAAGCTGCGCGAGGGCCAGCCGATCGGTGCCCACGTCACGCTCCGTGGCGACCGCATGTGGGAGTTCCTTGACCGCACCCTGTCGCTCGCGCTGCCGCGCATCCGCGACTTCCGCGGCCTGTCCCCCAAGCAGTTCGACGGCCGTGGCAACTACACCTTCGGTCTCACGGAGCAGGTCATGTTCCACGAGATCGACCAGGACAAGATCGACCGCGTCCGGGGTATGGACATCACCGTGGTGACCACGGCGACCAACGACGAAGAGGGCCGTGCCCTTCTCCGTCACCTCGGCTTCCCGTTCAAGGAGGCGTGA
- the rplX gene encoding 50S ribosomal protein L24, translated as MKIKKGDLVQVITGKDKGKQGKVIAAYPREERVLVEGVNRVKKHTKAGPTARGSQAGGIVTTEAPIHVSNVQLVVEKDGKKVVTRVGYRFDEEGNKIRVAKRTGEDI; from the coding sequence ATGAAGATCAAGAAGGGCGACCTGGTCCAGGTCATCACCGGCAAGGACAAGGGCAAGCAGGGCAAGGTCATTGCCGCTTACCCGCGCGAGGAGCGCGTCCTGGTCGAGGGTGTCAACCGGGTCAAGAAGCACACCAAGGCCGGTCCGACCGCTCGCGGTTCCCAGGCCGGCGGCATCGTGACCACCGAGGCGCCGATCCACGTCTCCAACGTCCAGCTGGTCGTGGAGAAGGACGGCAAGAAGGTCGTCACGCGTGTCGGCTACCGCTTCGACGAAGAGGGCAACAAGATCCGCGTTGCCAAGCGGACGGGTGAGGACATCTGA
- the rplN gene encoding 50S ribosomal protein L14, with amino-acid sequence MIQQESRLRVADNTGAKEILCIRVLGGSGRRYAGIGDVIVATVKDAIPGGNVKKGDVVKAVIVRTVKERRRPDGSYIRFDENAAVILKNDGDPRGTRIFGPVGRELREKKFMKIISLAPEVL; translated from the coding sequence GTGATCCAGCAGGAGTCGCGACTGCGCGTCGCCGACAACACTGGTGCGAAGGAGATCCTTTGCATCCGTGTGCTCGGTGGCTCCGGTCGCCGCTACGCGGGCATCGGTGACGTCATCGTCGCCACCGTCAAGGACGCGATCCCCGGTGGCAACGTGAAGAAGGGTGACGTCGTCAAGGCGGTCATCGTTCGCACCGTCAAGGAGCGCCGCCGTCCGGACGGCTCGTACATCCGCTTCGACGAGAACGCCGCCGTCATTCTGAAGAACGACGGCGACCCTCGCGGCACCCGCATCTTCGGCCCGGTTGGCCGTGAGCTGCGCGAGAAGAAGTTCATGAAGATCATCTCGCTCGCGCCGGAGGTGCTGTAA
- the rpsQ gene encoding 30S ribosomal protein S17, which translates to MSESNVTEQNKEARGFRKTREGLVVSDKMDKTVVVAVEDRVKHALYGKVIRRTNKLKAHDEQNAAGVGDRVLLMETRPLSATKRWRVVEILEKAK; encoded by the coding sequence ATGAGCGAGAGCAACGTGACTGAGCAGAACAAGGAAGCGCGCGGTTTCCGCAAGACCCGTGAGGGTCTGGTCGTCAGCGACAAGATGGACAAGACCGTCGTCGTCGCCGTCGAGGACCGCGTCAAGCACGCGCTGTACGGCAAGGTCATCCGCCGTACCAACAAGCTCAAGGCGCACGACGAGCAGAACGCCGCGGGTGTCGGCGACCGCGTCCTCCTGATGGAGACCCGGCCGCTGTCCGCGACGAAGCGCTGGCGCGTCGTCGAGATCCTCGAGAAGGCCAAGTAA
- the rpmC gene encoding 50S ribosomal protein L29, with product MSAGTKASELRELGNEELLAKLREAKEELFNLRFQAATGQLENHGRLKAVRKDIARIYTLMRERELGIETVENA from the coding sequence ATGTCGGCCGGTACCAAGGCGTCCGAGCTGCGCGAGCTGGGCAACGAGGAGCTTCTGGCGAAGCTCCGCGAGGCCAAGGAAGAGCTGTTCAACCTCCGCTTCCAGGCGGCGACGGGCCAGCTCGAGAACCACGGCCGTCTGAAGGCGGTCCGCAAGGACATCGCCCGGATCTACACCCTCATGCGTGAGCGTGAGCTCGGCATCGAGACGGTGGAGAACGCCTGA
- the rplP gene encoding 50S ribosomal protein L16: protein MLIPRRVKHRKQHHPKRNGMSKGGTQVAFGEYGIQALTPAYVTNRQIEAARIAMTRHIKRGGKVWINIYPDRPLTKKPAETRMGSGKGSPEWWIANVKPGRVMFELSYPNEKIAREALLRAAHKLPMKCRIVKREAGEA from the coding sequence ATGCTGATCCCCCGTAGGGTCAAGCACCGCAAGCAGCACCACCCGAAGCGCAACGGTATGTCCAAGGGTGGGACGCAGGTTGCGTTCGGCGAGTACGGCATCCAGGCGCTGACCCCGGCCTACGTCACGAACCGCCAGATCGAGGCGGCCCGTATCGCGATGACCCGTCACATCAAGCGTGGCGGCAAGGTCTGGATCAACATCTACCCCGACCGTCCCCTCACCAAGAAGCCGGCCGAGACCCGCATGGGTTCCGGTAAGGGTTCGCCGGAGTGGTGGATCGCGAACGTCAAGCCCGGACGTGTGATGTTCGAGCTGTCGTACCCCAACGAGAAGATCGCCCGTGAGGCGCTGCTTCGAGCGGCCCACAAGCTGCCGATGAAGTGCCGGATCGTCAAGCGCGAGGCAGGTGAAGCGTGA
- the rpsC gene encoding 30S ribosomal protein S3, translating into MGQKVNPHGFRLGVTTDFKSRWYADKLYKDYVKEDVAIRRMMTSGMERAGISKVEIERTRDRVRVDIHTARPGIVIGRRGAEADRIRGDLEKLTGKQVQLNILEVKNPETDAQLVAQAVAEQLSSRVSFRRAMRKSMQSAMKAGAKGIKIQCGGRLGGAEMSRSEFYREGRVPLHTLRANVDYGFFEAKTTFGRIGVKVWIYKGDVKNIAEVRAENAAARAGNRPARGGADRPARGGRGGERRGRKPQQAAGAEAPKAEAPAAAPAESTGTEA; encoded by the coding sequence ATGGGCCAGAAGGTAAACCCGCACGGGTTCCGGCTCGGTGTCACCACCGACTTCAAGTCGCGCTGGTACGCCGACAAGCTGTACAAGGACTACGTCAAGGAAGACGTCGCCATCCGCCGGATGATGACGTCCGGCATGGAGCGCGCCGGCATCTCCAAGGTCGAGATCGAGCGCACCCGTGACCGCGTGCGTGTGGACATCCACACCGCCCGCCCGGGCATCGTCATCGGCCGCCGCGGCGCCGAGGCCGACCGCATCCGCGGTGACCTGGAGAAGCTGACCGGCAAGCAGGTCCAGCTGAACATCCTCGAGGTCAAGAACCCGGAGACGGACGCTCAGCTGGTGGCCCAGGCCGTCGCCGAGCAGCTGTCCTCCCGCGTCTCCTTCCGCCGTGCCATGCGCAAGAGCATGCAGTCGGCGATGAAGGCGGGCGCCAAGGGCATCAAGATCCAGTGCGGTGGCCGCCTCGGCGGCGCCGAGATGTCCCGCTCGGAGTTCTACCGCGAGGGCCGCGTGCCCCTGCACACGCTCCGCGCGAACGTGGACTACGGCTTCTTCGAGGCCAAGACGACCTTCGGCCGCATCGGTGTGAAGGTCTGGATCTACAAGGGCGACGTCAAGAACATCGCCGAGGTCCGCGCCGAGAACGCTGCCGCCCGTGCGGGTAACCGCCCGGCCCGCGGTGGCGCCGACCGCCCGGCCCGTGGTGGCCGCGGTGGCGAGCGGCGCGGTCGCAAGCCGCAGCAGGCTGCCGGTGCCGAGGCCCCCAAGGCCGAGGCTCCCGCCGCCGCTCCGGCTGAGAGCACCGGAACGGAGGCCTGA
- the rplV gene encoding 50S ribosomal protein L22 yields the protein MEARAQARYIRVTPMKARRVVDLIRGMDATEAQAVLRFAPQAASVPVGKVLDSAIANAAHNYDHTDVDSLYVSEAYVDEGPTLKRFRPRAQGRAYRIRKRTSHITVVVSSKEGTR from the coding sequence ATGGAAGCCAGGGCCCAGGCGCGGTACATCCGCGTCACGCCCATGAAGGCCCGCCGTGTGGTGGACCTCATCCGTGGCATGGACGCCACGGAGGCCCAGGCCGTCCTGCGATTCGCCCCGCAGGCTGCCTCGGTTCCGGTTGGCAAGGTGCTCGACAGCGCCATCGCCAACGCCGCGCACAACTACGACCACACCGACGTCGACTCCCTGTACGTCTCCGAGGCGTACGTCGACGAGGGCCCGACCCTGAAGCGGTTCCGTCCGCGCGCCCAGGGCCGTGCCTACCGGATCCGCAAGCGGACCAGCCACATCACCGTGGTCGTCAGCAGCAAGGAAGGAACCCGGTAA
- the rpsS gene encoding 30S ribosomal protein S19 gives MPRSLKKGPFVDDHLMKKVDAQNEAGSKNVIKTWSRRSMIVPAMLGHTIAVHNGKTHIPVFVTESMVGHKLGEFSPTRTFRGHVKEDRKSKRR, from the coding sequence ATGCCTCGTAGCTTGAAGAAGGGACCCTTCGTCGACGACCACCTGATGAAGAAGGTGGACGCCCAGAACGAAGCGGGCTCTAAGAACGTCATCAAGACCTGGTCCCGTCGCTCGATGATCGTCCCGGCCATGCTCGGTCACACGATCGCGGTGCACAACGGCAAGACCCACATCCCGGTGTTCGTCACCGAGTCGATGGTCGGCCACAAGCTCGGCGAGTTCTCGCCGACGCGCACCTTCCGGGGCCACGTCAAGGAAGACCGGAAGTCGAAGCGCCGCTAG
- the rplB gene encoding 50S ribosomal protein L2, protein MGIRKYKPTTPGRRGASVADFVEVTRSTPEKSLVRPLHSKGGRNNAGRVTVRHQGGGHKRAYRVIDFRRHDKDGVPAKVAHIEYDPNRTARIALLHYADGEKRYILAPRGLNQGDRVENGPGADIKPGNNLALRNIPVGTTLHAIELRPGGGAKFARSAGASVQLLAKEGSMAHLRMPSGEIRLVDVRCRATVGEVGNAEQSNINWGKAGRKRWLGVRPTVRGVVMNPVDHPHGGGEGRTSGGRHPVSPWGKKEGRTRSPKKASNKYIVRRRKTNKKR, encoded by the coding sequence ATGGGAATCCGCAAGTACAAGCCGACTACGCCGGGCCGTCGTGGCGCCAGCGTTGCCGACTTCGTCGAGGTCACGCGGTCCACGCCGGAGAAGTCGCTGGTCCGTCCCCTGCACAGCAAGGGCGGCCGTAACAACGCCGGTCGTGTGACCGTTCGCCACCAGGGTGGCGGACACAAGCGCGCCTACCGAGTGATCGACTTCCGTCGTCACGACAAGGACGGCGTGCCGGCGAAGGTCGCGCACATCGAGTACGACCCCAACCGCACCGCGCGCATCGCGCTCCTGCACTACGCGGACGGCGAGAAGCGCTACATCCTCGCGCCGCGTGGCCTGAACCAGGGCGACCGCGTCGAGAACGGTCCCGGGGCCGACATCAAGCCGGGCAACAACCTCGCCCTGCGCAACATCCCGGTCGGTACGACCCTGCACGCCATCGAGCTGCGTCCGGGCGGCGGCGCGAAGTTCGCCCGCTCCGCCGGCGCCTCCGTGCAGCTGCTCGCGAAGGAGGGCTCCATGGCCCACCTGCGCATGCCGTCCGGTGAGATCCGCCTGGTCGACGTCCGCTGCCGCGCCACCGTCGGCGAGGTCGGCAACGCCGAGCAGAGCAACATCAACTGGGGCAAGGCCGGTCGCAAGCGCTGGCTGGGCGTTCGCCCGACCGTGCGTGGTGTGGTCATGAACCCCGTGGACCACCCGCACGGTGGTGGTGAGGGCCGGACCTCCGGTGGCCGCCACCCTGTGTCCCCGTGGGGCAAGAAGGAAGGCCGTACTCGTTCGCCCAAGAAGGCGTCGAACAAGTACATCGTCCGCCGCCGCAAGACGAACAAGAAGCGCTAA
- the rplW gene encoding 50S ribosomal protein L23 translates to MAIRHPAIASKAAKAAKAARVAKARRHAAEGKNTVETPLSKSYTDPRDVLLKPVVSEKSYALLDENKYTFVVDPRANKTQIKEAVQAVFDVKVTGVNTINRQGKRKRTRTGFGQRAATKRAIVTLAEGDRIDIFGGPTA, encoded by the coding sequence ATGGCCATCCGTCACCCCGCTATCGCCTCGAAGGCCGCCAAGGCCGCCAAGGCCGCGCGCGTCGCCAAGGCGCGCCGTCACGCCGCCGAGGGCAAGAACACCGTCGAGACCCCGCTGAGCAAGTCGTACACGGACCCCCGTGACGTCCTGCTGAAGCCGGTCGTCTCCGAGAAGAGCTACGCGCTGCTCGACGAGAACAAGTACACGTTCGTCGTCGACCCGCGGGCCAACAAGACCCAGATCAAGGAGGCCGTCCAGGCGGTCTTCGACGTCAAGGTCACCGGGGTCAACACGATCAACCGCCAGGGCAAGCGCAAGCGGACCCGCACCGGTTTCGGCCAGCGTGCCGCGACCAAGCGCGCGATCGTGACCCTCGCCGAGGGCGACCGTATCGACATCTTCGGCGGTCCGACCGCGTAA
- the rplD gene encoding 50S ribosomal protein L4: MSTVDILSPAGEKAGSVELPAEIFDAKVSVPLIHQVVVAQLAAARQGTHKTKTRGEVRGGGKKPYRQKGTGRARQGSTRAPQFAGGGVVHGPVPRDYSQRTPKKMKAAALRGALTDRARHNRIHVVSGVIEGETPSTKAAKSLFGKISERKNLLLVAERSDEAAWLSARNLPQVHILEPGQLNTYDVLVSDDVVFTKAAFESFVAGAPTAARINDTEGSEV; the protein is encoded by the coding sequence ATGAGCACTGTTGACATCCTTTCGCCGGCTGGCGAGAAGGCCGGTTCCGTCGAGCTCCCCGCGGAGATCTTCGACGCCAAGGTCAGCGTCCCGCTGATCCACCAGGTCGTCGTCGCGCAGCTGGCCGCTGCCCGCCAGGGCACGCACAAGACCAAGACCCGCGGTGAAGTCCGTGGTGGCGGCAAGAAGCCGTACCGCCAGAAGGGCACCGGCCGCGCCCGCCAGGGTTCGACCCGCGCGCCGCAGTTCGCCGGTGGTGGCGTCGTGCACGGTCCCGTGCCGCGCGACTACTCGCAGCGCACCCCGAAGAAGATGAAGGCCGCCGCCCTGCGCGGTGCCCTCACCGACCGGGCGCGTCACAACCGCATTCACGTCGTCTCCGGCGTGATCGAGGGCGAGACCCCGAGCACCAAGGCCGCCAAGAGCCTGTTCGGCAAGATCTCGGAGCGCAAGAACCTGCTCCTGGTCGCCGAGCGCTCCGACGAGGCCGCGTGGCTGTCCGCCCGCAACCTGCCCCAGGTCCACATCCTGGAGCCGGGCCAGCTGAACACGTACGACGTTCTCGTCTCGGACGACGTGGTCTTCACCAAGGCCGCTTTCGAGTCCTTCGTCGCCGGCGCGCCCACTGCTGCGCGGATCAACGACACCGAAGGGAGCGAGGTCTGA
- the rplC gene encoding 50S ribosomal protein L3: MAKQIKGILGEKLGMTQVWDENNRVVPVTVVKAGPNVVTQVRTNDVDGYESVQIAFGEIDPRKVNKPLKGHFAKADVTPRRHLVEIRTSDASEYTLGQEITAEVFEAGVKVDVTGKSKGKGFAGVMKRHNFGGLGAGHGTQRKHRSPGSIGGCATPGRVFKGLRMAGRMGNERVTTQNLTVHAVDAEKGLLLIKGAVPGPNGGLVLVRTAAKGA, from the coding sequence ATGGCTAAGCAGATCAAGGGCATCCTGGGCGAGAAGCTCGGCATGACGCAGGTGTGGGACGAGAACAACCGTGTTGTTCCGGTCACCGTCGTCAAGGCCGGCCCCAACGTCGTGACCCAGGTTCGTACCAACGACGTCGACGGCTACGAGTCCGTTCAGATCGCCTTCGGCGAGATCGACCCGCGCAAGGTGAACAAGCCCCTCAAGGGCCACTTCGCCAAGGCCGACGTCACCCCCCGTCGCCACCTCGTCGAGATCCGCACGTCGGACGCCTCCGAGTACACGCTGGGCCAGGAGATCACCGCCGAGGTGTTCGAGGCCGGCGTGAAGGTCGACGTCACCGGCAAGAGCAAGGGCAAGGGCTTCGCCGGTGTCATGAAGCGCCACAACTTCGGTGGCCTCGGCGCCGGTCACGGCACCCAGCGCAAGCACCGCTCGCCCGGTTCCATCGGTGGCTGCGCCACCCCGGGCCGTGTGTTCAAGGGCCTCCGCATGGCGGGTCGCATGGGCAACGAGCGGGTCACCACCCAGAACCTGACCGTCCACGCCGTTGACGCGGAGAAGGGCCTGCTGCTCATCAAGGGCGCGGTTCCCGGTCCGAACGGCGGCCTCGTCCTGGTCCGCACCGCGGCCAAGGGGGCCTGA
- the rpsJ gene encoding 30S ribosomal protein S10 — MAGQKIRIRLKAYDHEVIDSSAKKIVETVTRTGASVAGPVPLPTEKNVYCVIKSPHKYKDSREHFEMRTHKRLIDILDPTPKTVDSLMRLDLPAGVDIEIKL, encoded by the coding sequence ATGGCGGGACAGAAGATCCGCATCCGGCTCAAGGCCTACGACCACGAGGTCATCGACTCCTCGGCGAAGAAGATCGTCGAGACGGTGACCCGCACTGGTGCGTCGGTCGCGGGCCCGGTGCCGCTGCCCACTGAGAAGAACGTGTACTGCGTCATCAAGTCGCCGCACAAGTACAAGGACTCGCGCGAGCACTTCGAGATGCGCACGCACAAGCGCCTGATCGACATCCTCGACCCGACCCCCAAGACCGTTGACTCTCTGATGCGACTCGACCTGCCGGCCGGTGTCGACATCGAGATCAAGCTCTGA
- a CDS encoding putative T7SS-secreted protein — protein MTTPMYDALGFDPAPGVPASVHHLVASLTSVTGQLHDAHATLTRLGRTDGAWVGEAASAFAKKTGSLPKYLATAHSSLLDATHALADWETRLREFQTLAGHYELEAEQARKALKAAQNDPALQLAGRTFDTQAEADRAQQRLDRATRRVNQARDELAAVIKKAEALLTHHDEVARAAAATIRKAAEAAPDESLLHKLGDLLSSIGDEIKALAGDLWHWIQKHADTIYKIGDWLNMAAAACDVLAIVFSETIIGAAVFEILARALNTGALAFHGVGWAAGAKKGSWADIGLDLAGFVPFGDLLKGGKVAWQSFRGVEIAADSFKAADRIAEIAGKANGAKIATAFKNSLFGEGKTVLRATADTFKGRFAMATERVFNDATRYERPLTSPVKLLDKLVTPKLIESTPLRRIPALADALVHDGTGKSFIDPTSWASRAPEAAYRGYKLYESAERAVSDDVHGKYEKYKGIVDRGLGALA, from the coding sequence ATGACCACCCCCATGTACGACGCGCTCGGCTTCGACCCCGCGCCCGGCGTCCCCGCCTCGGTCCACCACCTGGTCGCCTCGCTCACCAGCGTCACCGGGCAACTGCACGACGCCCACGCGACGCTGACCCGGCTGGGCAGAACGGACGGCGCCTGGGTGGGTGAGGCGGCGAGCGCCTTCGCGAAGAAGACCGGCTCCCTGCCGAAGTACCTGGCCACCGCGCACAGTTCGCTGCTCGACGCCACACACGCGCTGGCCGACTGGGAGACCCGCCTGCGCGAGTTCCAGACCCTGGCCGGCCACTACGAGCTGGAGGCCGAGCAGGCGCGCAAGGCGCTGAAGGCGGCGCAGAACGACCCGGCCCTCCAGCTCGCGGGCAGGACGTTCGACACCCAGGCGGAGGCGGACCGGGCGCAGCAGCGCCTGGACCGTGCGACCAGGCGAGTGAACCAGGCCCGCGACGAGCTGGCCGCCGTCATCAAGAAGGCCGAGGCGCTGCTCACCCACCACGACGAGGTCGCCCGCGCCGCCGCGGCGACGATCCGCAAGGCGGCCGAGGCCGCACCGGACGAGTCCCTGCTCCACAAGCTCGGCGACCTCCTCTCCTCGATCGGCGACGAGATCAAGGCCCTCGCAGGCGACCTCTGGCACTGGATCCAGAAGCACGCGGACACGATCTACAAGATCGGCGACTGGCTGAACATGGCGGCCGCCGCATGCGACGTACTGGCCATCGTCTTCTCCGAGACGATCATCGGCGCCGCCGTCTTCGAGATCCTTGCCAGGGCCCTGAACACCGGCGCCCTCGCCTTCCACGGTGTCGGCTGGGCCGCCGGGGCGAAGAAGGGGTCGTGGGCCGACATCGGCCTCGACCTCGCCGGCTTCGTGCCCTTCGGTGACCTGCTCAAGGGCGGCAAGGTCGCCTGGCAGAGCTTCCGCGGTGTGGAGATCGCGGCCGACTCCTTCAAGGCGGCCGACCGCATCGCGGAGATCGCGGGGAAGGCGAACGGCGCAAAGATCGCCACGGCGTTCAAGAACTCCCTGTTCGGCGAGGGAAAAACCGTCCTTCGGGCCACTGCCGACACCTTCAAGGGCCGGTTCGCCATGGCGACGGAACGCGTGTTCAACGACGCCACCCGCTACGAACGTCCGCTTACCAGCCCGGTGAAGCTCCTCGACAAACTCGTCACCCCGAAACTCATCGAGAGCACCCCGCTGCGTAGGATCCCTGCCTTGGCCGATGCCCTGGTGCACGACGGAACGGGAAAGAGCTTCATCGATCCCACCTCATGGGCTTCACGGGCCCCCGAAGCCGCATACCGCGGATACAAGCTGTACGAGTCCGCCGAGAGGGCCGTCTCCGACGACGTGCACGGCAAGTACGAGAAGTACAAAGGGATCGTCGATCGTGGGTTGGGAGCACTGGCATGA
- a CDS encoding toxin glutamine deamidase domain-containing protein, translated as MPAASVVVPKDRSPTWTRWPRPRPPTGSKASPAGSTRGCVVAVHCGVDGTPSAALPWQPSHEAPGWWDRLARRCFPGFRQVRVSDWDDVIRAVAEPGPDTRGVIWVRREIGGHEITGHLLYAHNHQGQVVFLDGVTGSLGRLDTPVLLRELVLLRALPGRFR; from the coding sequence ATGCCGGCGGCCTCGGTTGTCGTCCCCAAGGACCGCTCGCCGACCTGGACCCGGTGGCCCCGGCCGAGGCCGCCCACCGGGTCCAAGGCCAGCCCCGCCGGCTCAACGCGCGGCTGCGTGGTCGCCGTGCACTGCGGAGTCGACGGCACCCCGTCCGCCGCCCTGCCCTGGCAGCCGTCCCACGAGGCGCCCGGCTGGTGGGACCGGCTCGCCCGCCGCTGCTTCCCCGGGTTCCGGCAGGTGCGGGTGAGCGACTGGGACGACGTGATCAGAGCGGTCGCGGAACCGGGCCCTGACACCCGTGGCGTGATCTGGGTACGCCGTGAGATCGGCGGCCACGAGATCACCGGGCACCTGCTGTACGCCCACAACCACCAGGGTCAGGTCGTCTTCCTGGACGGCGTCACCGGCTCGCTGGGCCGCCTGGACACCCCGGTCCTGCTGCGCGAGCTGGTTCTGCTGCGGGCCTTGCCCGGCCGCTTCCGGTGA